The proteins below are encoded in one region of Takifugu rubripes chromosome 1, fTakRub1.2, whole genome shotgun sequence:
- the LOC101064158 gene encoding disks large homolog 5-like, producing the protein MEPKHKVLLEKYYQNLVESVTDVDRVLDALAHSGTLTQSERYELGQKCSSSPEKVDLLLKTLFSKERDHFAEFCTALEKTHPHLHSMLLGDTGAPDHTTGSTYSILSTMPSDSESSSSLSSIGTPGQASSPPPAHMDNQLVSEKMETVLFQLRHVTRERDELRKRLALSSPGTTFDDCRPNSKTGHDYERLKLQCMKAMADLQSLQNQHSTTLKRCEEAVKKADFYHTLHGRLVGEHAQFKEELEVVRQDNIQLVRENNHIKQACEELRRLHDDDQREVADMRLLQKQVMREGTSDVLNKLYDTVVEKLEAMKNDYEALRKRYNEKMAGHNADLSRLDQAEEENHRLQKQLDMLLKQRDAAMHYQQQYSSSIRRFDNTQQELSKAVAQNKELQREMERLQSETTRLKTQQLKASKDGEKFKHERDSVISEYRLIMSERDQVIKEVDRLQTGLEMAEAKLKNTSSERRVANEELEALRQELASALVDRDRAICDKNELLEKYCHEVKDKAEAQKELNQACKDIEMVREERDVARKERTEAIIQRDQLLREYYQARQEQDSATLDMERANKEIDMLRKQCEAISQELKEALQEAEVAKCRRDWAFQERDKIVAERESIRTLCDNLRRERDRAVSDLADALRNLDDMRKQKNDTARELKELREKMEDQLEKEARFRQLMAHSSHDSAIDTDSMEWETEVVEFEKHRDMDLKALGFDVAEGVNDPYLPGDCGIVVTKVDKGSLAEGRLRVNDWLLKINDVDLTNKDRKQVIKAVLSGEGVINMVVRRRKSIGGRIIAPVQINLTGNKDSGIGIESGVFVASLAPGSPAARECSLAVGDRLLAINGIALDNKSLSECESLLRNCCDILSISLMKFLPQSWSGQSLYESVRDSEKLSRLQSCEIHTRNCRNSRNTCPKHNCSTQTDTCCCDRGDKGNSLDCSGNSVHCHHKPFSNSSVHSRSLSSSHSPSEPHPDFCYMRQELHPHYTFNPVLSDCSSPQNPIDHVQSLQSKPSGGTWPKVITGASIPEFAQLSIYKRTKQRKSIFDVNAFKRPEAPPKLDYMSLSQLPKHSPQSSMSESAQTPPTPPARSDSFRFKHRQQNSSASDSTITTSTPPASPAQTTSQAKGEMANQLYYIDAPPREAKTPVDEERSRRRAEERGKRRYRPKSAPALRRNVTPVHIRIPVQVQSFSNDEHSPEPVDLLRFSPLRTNRYSIPFAPPSYSSISTHSAQRGLAPCPAVTAVMRNPVYTAWSHEIQNNNCPPASSSGIRSHTSPKHQGCLSLDLSHKRTGELNETSCSQQLHSANSLPTSGRPDSSTSQFRTERIKIPPARYPRSTGSDRGSLSHSECSSPTPPMSPINLETSSFTSSQSQGSISAQPRISVSPAAVGDRRKEGPYLEEPRNVTVQKGAEPLGISIVSGENGGVFVSKVTAGSIAHQAHLEYGDQLLEFNGINLRNANEQQARLVIGQQCDTVTILAQYNPHMFQLGNHSRSGSRMESISNQPTPQASGATTPDNHSAIDTLSEQDEGTMTPSSKWTTPATSAQNSFRGAGVCMLQAAEPRLVRLKKIQVELGVQICGGNLSGIFVESLDEDSPAKGPDGLLPGDLVLEYNGISMKNKTKEEAYLEMLKPAETITFKVQNSSDKLSAIKDSHGDGFYIRALYERVAEVEQELSFNKDDILYVEDTLPNGNFGYWMAWQLDENAQKLGKGQIPSKYMMDQEFYKRHGMTDLKDDNGTSKTLSAAARRSFFRRRLKHKRSGSKDGKDLTVLEVLGADSLPITEDGVSLMYQRVQRVESSSPRPVLVLGPLVEVCKDVLVKESPAKFSRCPPEIMKASQQAIERGVKDCVFIDYKRRSGHFDVTTVASIKEITEKDCHCLLDIAPFAIERLHSVHIYPIIVFIRYKNAKQIKEQKDPLYLREKLSQKHSKEQFEAAQKIEQEYSRFFTGIVQAGSVSDICTQIVTVVEQEQNKVLWIPDGAP; encoded by the exons ATGGAGCCCAAGCACAAAGTGTTGTTGGAGAAATATTACCAGAACTTGGTGGAGTCGGTAACAGATGTGGACCGTGTGCTGGATGCTTTGGCTCACAGCGGAACCTTAACTCAGTCCGAACGCTACGAACTAGGACAGAAGTGCTCCAGCAGCCCGGAGAAAGTGGACCTCCTGCTGAAGACACTTTTCAGCAAGGAGCGGGACCATTTCGCAGAGTTTTGCACAGCCCTGGAGAAGACGCACCCTCACCTGCACTCGATGCTGCTGGGCGACACCGGAGCACCGGATCACACGACCG GCTCCACTTACAGCATCTTGTCCACGATGCCGTCGGACTCTGAAAGCAGCAGCTCCCTCAGCAGCATAG GTACCCCTGGCCAagcatcctcccctcctcccgccCACATGGACAACCAACTGGTGAGTGAGAAGATGGAAACGGTCCTGTTCCAACTCCGACACGTGACCCGCGAGAGGGACGAACTTCGTAAACGTCTGGCCCTCTCTTCTCCTGGAACCACCTTTGATGACTGCAG ACCAAACTCAAAAACAGGTCATGACTATGAGCGTCTGAAGCTGCAGTGCATGAAGGCAATGGCAGACCTGCAGTCCCTGCAGAACCAGCACAGCACCACTCTGAAGAGGTGCGAGGAGGCTGTGAAGAAAGCAGACTTCTACCA TACGCTGCACGGCCGTCTGGTGGGGGAGCATGCACAGTttaaggaggagctggaggtggtgAGACAGGACAACATCCAACTGGTCAGAGAGAACAACCACATCAAGCAGGCCtgtgaggagctgaggaggctgCATGATGATGACCAGAGAGAGGTGGCTGACATGAGGTTGCTACAGAAGCAG GTGATGAGAGAGGGCACATCGGATGTCCTGAATAAGCTATACGACACAGTCGTGGAGAAGTTGGAGGCCATGAAGAATGACTACGAGGCTCTCAGGAAACGCTATAATGAAAAAATGGCCGGTCACAACGCAGACCTGAGTCGTCTGGACcaagctgaggaggaaaaccatcggctgcagaaacagcttGATATGTTACTGAAGCAGAGAGACGCCGCCATGCATTATCAGCAGCAGTACAGCTCATCTATAAGGAG GTTTGACAACACACAGCAAGAGTTATCCAAGGCTGTGGCCCAGAACAAGGAGCTGCAGCGAGAGATGGAGCGCTTGCAGTCGGAGACGACGCGGCTGAAGACCCAGCAGCTTAAAGCATCCAAAGACGGCGAGAAATTCAAGCACGAGCGGGACTCCGTAATCAGCGAGTACCGCCTGATTATGAGCGAGCGGGACCAGGTGATCAAAGAAGTGGACCGACTTCAGACCGGTTTGGAGATGGCAGAGGCCAAGCTGAAGAACACGTCATCAGAGAGGCGCGTGGCAAATGAAGAGCTAGAAGCACTGCGGCAG GAGCTGGCCTCGGCGCTGGTGGATAGGGACCGGGCAATCTGTGACAAAAACGAGCTGCTGGAGAAATACTGCCATGAGGTAAAGGACAAAGCTGAGGCTCAGAAGGAGCTGAACCAAGCCTGCAAGGACATTGAAATGGTACGTGAAGAGAGGGACGTTGCCCGCAAAGAGAGGACGGAGGCCATCATCCAGAGGGACCAGCTGCTGCGGGAGTATTACCAGGCCAGACAG GAACAAGATTCTGCCACTCTGGACATGGAGCGAGCCAACAAGGAGATTGATATGCTGAGGAAGCAGTGTGAGGCCATCTCccaggagctgaaggaagcCCTCCAGGAGGCTGAGGTGGCCAAGTGTCGGCGTGACTGGGCCTTCCAGGAGAGGGACAAGAtagtggcagagagagagagcatacG AACATTATGTGACAACCTGAGGCGTGAGAGGGACAGAGCCGTGAGCGATTTAGCAGATGCTCTGAGGAATCTGGATGACATGAGGAAACAGAAGAATGACACTGCAAGGGAGCTCAAAGAACTAAG AGAAAAGATGGAGGATCAGTTAGAAAAGGAAGCAAGGTTTCGTCAGCTAATGGCGCACAGTTCGCACGATTCAGCCATTGACACTGACTCGATGGAGTGGGAGACAGAAGTTGTAGAATTTGAGAAGCACCGA GATATGGATTTAAAAGCACTTGGGTTTGATGTTGCTGAAGGGGTAAATGATCCATATTTACCAGGAGATTGTGGCATCGTTGTCACTAAAGTGGATAAAGGAAGTCTTGCTGAAGGACGATTAAG GGTGAATGATTGGTTGTTGAAAATTAATGATGTGGACCTCACAAATaaggacaggaagcaggtgaTCAAAGCAGTGCTGAGCGGTGAGGGGGTGATCAATATGGTTGTTCGCAGAAGGAAGTCAATAGGAGGGCGAATTATCGCGCCAGTCCAGATCAACCTGACGGGAAACAAAG ACAGTGGCATTGGAATTGAAAGTGGAGTGTTTGTTGCCTCATTGGCTCCTGGAAGTCCAGCTGCTAGAGAATGCTCTCTTGCTGTTGGGGATAGGCTTTTAGCA ATCAACGGAATTGCACTCGATAATAAGTCACTCTCTGAATGTGAGTCTCTGCTGAGGAACTGCTGCGATATTCTTAGCATCTCTCTCATGAAG TTCCTGCCGCAGAGCTGGTCCGGTCAGAGTTTATACGAAAGTGTAAGAGACTCGGAAAAGCTCTCCCGTCTGCAGTCCTGTGAGATCCACACCAGGAACTGCAGGAACTCCAGGAACACCTGCCCCAAGCACAATTGTTCCACCCAGACAGACACTTGCTGCTGTGACAGGGGGGATAAAGGCAACTCTCTGGACTGCAGTGGCAACAGTGTGCACTGCCATCACAAACCTTTCTCCAACAGCTCTGTACACTCCCGTTCCCTTTCCTCTTCCCACAGTCCCTCAGAGCCCCACCCAGACTTCTGCTATATGAGACAGGAGCTCCACCCTCATTATACCTTTAACCCTGTGCTCTCGGACTGCAGCTCACCTCAGAACCCCATAGATCACGTGCAGAGCTTGCAATCAAAGCCCAGTGGAGGAACGTGGCCTAAAGTCATAACAGGAGCCTCTATTCCTGAGTTTGCGCAACTCTCCATCTATAAAAGAACCAAACAGAGGAAGTCCATCTTCGATGTGAATGCATTTAAGAGACCGGAAGCCCCCCCAAAGCTGGACTACATGTCTCTTTCCCAGTTGCCCAAGCACTCCCCACAGAGCTCCATGTCTGAATCTGCACAGACACCTCCCACCCCACCAGCCAGGAGTGACTCCTTCAGGTTCAAACATAGACAACAGAACAGCTCAGCATCAgactccaccatcaccaccagcactcccccagcctccccagCACAAACCACAAGCCAGGCCAAGGGAGAGATGGCAAACCAGCTCTATTACATCGACGCTCCTCCAAGAGAGGCCAAAACACCCGTTGATGAAGAAAGGAGTCGACGACgggcagaggagagggggaaaaggaggTACAGGCCAAAATCTGCACCAGCGCTGAGACGTAATGTGACACCGGTACACATTCGCATTCCTGTGCAG GTCCAAAGTTTCTCCAACGACGAGCACTCTCCAGAGCCAGTAGACCTGCTGCGATTTTCTCCTTTAAGAACCAATCGGTACAGCATTCCTTTTGCACCTCCCAGCTACAGCAGCATCTCAACGC ACTCTGCTCAGCGAGGTCTTGCCCCCTGTCCCGCTGTGACGGCTGTGATGAGGAACCCGGTCTACACTGCCTGGAGCCATGAAATCCAGAACAACAAttgtcctccagcctccagctCAGGCATCCGCTCACACACAAG TCCCAAACATCAAGGTTGCCTGAGTTTGGACCTCAGCCACAAACGCACTGGAGAGCTGAATGAGACAAGCTGCAGCCAACAACTGCATAGCGCCAATTCCCTGCCCACCAGTGGCAGACCGG aCTCGTCCACTTCGCAGTTTAGGACAGAACGCATTAAGATCCCTCCAGCTCGCTATCCCCGCTCTACAGGATCTGACAGAG ggTCCCTCTCGCATTCAGAGTGCAGCAGCCCAACACCTCCAATGTCGCCCATCAACCTGGAGACATCATCCTTcaccagcagccaatcacagggctCCATTTCTGCTCAACCCAGGATATCGGTCAGTCCTGCTGCAGTTGGCGACAGGCGGAAGGAAGG GCCATACTTAGAGGAGCCCCGCAACGTGACTGTACAGAAAGGAGCAGAACCATTGGGGATCTCTATTGTCAGCGGGGAGAACGGTGGAGTCTTTGTCTCCAAAGTGACAGCAGGCAGCATAGCTCATCAAGCCCATTTAGAGTACGGGGACCAACTCCTTGAG TTTAATGGAATCAACCTTCGCAATGCAAATGAGCAGCAAGCGCGACTGGTCATCGGGCAGCAATGTGACACCGTCACCATTCTGGCTCAGTATAATCCTCACATGTTTCAGCTGGGCAACCACTCTCGCTCAGG tTCTCGCATGGAGTCCATCAGCAACCAACCCACCCCCCAAGCCAGTGGAGCAACCACTCCAGATAATCACTCTGCCATCGATACACTGAGCGAGCAGGACGAGGGCACCATGACACCATCTTCCAAATGGACCACACCTGCCACCAGTGCTCAGAACTCCTTCAG aGGAGCTGGCGTATGCATGCTGCAAGCCGCCGAGCCTCGGCTGGTGAGGCTGAAGAAAATCCAGGTGGAGCTCGGAGTTCAGATCTGTGGAGGAAACCTTTCTGGGATCTTTGTGGAGAGTCTTGATGAGGACAGTCCTGCTAAAGGTCCTGATGGTCTGCTGCCTGGAGACCTGGTGCTGGAG TACAATGGGATCAGCAtgaagaacaaaacaaaggaagaggCTTACCTGGAAATGTTGAAGCCAGCAGAAACCATCACATTCAAGGTCCAGAACTCCAGTGACAAACTGTCTGCAATCAAGGATTCTCATGGAGATGGATTTTACATAAG AGCACTTTATGAGAGGGTGgcagaggtggagcaggagctgagctTTAACAAAGACGATATCCTGTATGTGGAAGATACGCTACCAAATGGCAATTTTGGGTACTGGATGGCCTGGCAACTGGACGAGAATGCACAGAAACTGGGAAAAGGGCAAATTCCGAGTAAATACAT GATGGACCAGGAGTTCTATAAAAGACACGGCATGACTGATCTGAAAGATGATAACGGCACCAGTAAAACCCTCTCTGCTGCCGCACGCAGATCCTTCTTCCGCCGGAGGCTGAAGCACAAACGTAGCGGCTCCAAGGATGGGAAGGACCTGACGGTTCTTGAAGTTCTCGGTGCAGATTCTTTACCCATCACAGAAG ATGGAGTGAGCCTGATGTACCAGCGTGTTCAGAGGGTGGAGTCGTCCTCTCCCAGGCCAGTGCTTGTATTAGGTCCATTAGTGGAGGTCTGCAAGGACGTGCTGGTGAAGGAGAGTCCCGCCAAGTTCAGCCGCTGTCCGCCCG AAATTATGAAGGCGTCGCAGCAGGCCATCGAGCGGGGCGTGAAGGATTGTGTGTTCATCGACTACAAACGCAGGAGCGGCCATTTTGATGTGACCACCGTCGCATCCATAAAAGAGATCACGGAGAAG GACTGCCACTGTTTACTCGACATTGCCCCTTTCGCCATCGAACGCCTTCACAGCGTCCACATCTACCCAATCATCGTTTTCATTCGCTACAAAAATGCCAAGCAGATAAA AGAACAAAAGGACCCTCTGTACCTGCGGGAGAAGCTCTCACAGAAACATTCCAAGGAGCAGTTTGAGGCGGCGCAGAAAATAGAGCAGGAATACAGCCGCTTCTTCACAG GCATCGTCCAGGCAGGCAGCGTCTCTGACATTTGCACTCAGATCGTGACTGTGGTGGAGCAGGAACAGAATAAGGTTCTGTGGATTCCAGACGGAGCACCATAG